The following proteins are encoded in a genomic region of Pyxicephalus adspersus chromosome 9, UCB_Pads_2.0, whole genome shotgun sequence:
- the NUDT7 gene encoding peroxisomal coenzyme A diphosphatase NUDT7, which produces MALSLMLRKPPFETAQKITSVMLLAQSPVYLVTPVVGIVEDTFQPSPNPSEVTEVLEVPLDLFLRSDNYTAIPVNIPPFGLRTVHKFEHLDSKTQKSSYIWGLTAHFAILLSVIILERSPLFDPEFDLDSTLDICEKTILTYNFLSKL; this is translated from the exons ATGGCCCTTTCTTTAATGTTGAGAAAGCCACCTTTTGAGACTGCTCAGAAAATCACTTCTGTCATGCTACTGGCTCAG TCTCCTGTTTATCTGGTCACTCCAGTAGTTGGGATTGTGGAAGACACCTTCCAGCCATCACCTAACCCCAGTGAGGTCACAGAAGTCCTCGAAGTTCCCCTGGATCTATTTCTCAGATCGGATAATTACACTGCAATTCCAGTAAATATTCCCCCATTTGGATTGCGTACTGTCCATAAGTTTGAACATCTGGATTCAAAAACTCAGAAAAGCTCTTATATTTGGGGGTTGACAGCTCATTTTGCCATATTGCTTTCAGTTATTATTCTAGAAAGAAGTCCATTGTTTGACCCAGAATTTGATCTGGACAGCACGTTGGACATTTGTGAGAAAACCATCTTGACCTATAATTTTCTGAGTAAGCTATAG